Genomic DNA from Thermobifida alba:
CGGGGTGAGGCTGAGCCAGGTCTTGGCGCGCCGTCCCGCCCGGGCCTTGTCGACCTTCAGGTAGCCCGCCCGCTCCAGGGTGGTGACGTGCTGCGACAGCGAGGAGTCGCTGACCTCGACGGTGTCGCGGACGTAGCCGAACTCGGCCTGCTCCAGCGGCAGGAGCGTCGCGACGATCGAGAACCGCACGGGCGAGTGGATGACCTGGTCCAGCTCTCGGCGCGGGTGGCTCACCGGGTCCTCCGCCACATCAGCGCCGCGGCCGCCGCGAAGGGCAGCGACATCCCGGCCGCGGCCAGGCTCCACGCCGCGAGCGAGGTGTCGAACTGCCAGCGCACC
This window encodes:
- a CDS encoding winged helix-turn-helix domain-containing protein, whose amino-acid sequence is MSHPRRELDQVIHSPVRFSIVATLLPLEQAEFGYVRDTVEVSDSSLSQHVTTLERAGYLKVDKARAGRRAKTWLSLTPEGRRAFRRHMEVLNRIAAAGADGAAAAGGDAASG